The window CGCCGCCGCCGCGGCCGACGCCACGGCGCTCTGCACGTCCGGCAGTCCCGAGCAGAACAGCAGGAGAACTCCGGCGACCGTGCCCGTCCAGTAGATCCGGCGTTTGACGGCGCGTTTGGGCGCCGTCGCGGTGTCCCGGCCGGGAACCGCGGCGCCGAGGATCAACGCGAGCACTCCAGCGCCGAACAGCACCCACGACAACGTGCTCATGAATCGGGTAGCACCATCTGGAAGCCGTCCACGATCTCCTGCGCGTCGTCGAGGTACTGCGGATCGTCCGGTTCGGTGGTCTGGATCGTCAGCGTCGCGAGGAACGTGTACCCGCCGTCCTCGGCGACCACGGCGTGCATCACCACCGGACGCTCGGGAGCTGATCCCATCTGCGGAGCGATGTAATACGTGGTCTCCGCGGGCAGCCCACACGTGGTGGTGTCGATGGTTTCGAGGTCGAAAGCGCCCAGTCCGGTCTCCAGGTTGGCCCGGTTCTGGTCGAACACCTCCGCGGGATCCTGACTGCCCCGCACGGATTCCAGAATGACGACGGCGTTCGTGGCGAACCCGTTGGCGACCAGATCGTCGGACACGATGCTGTACCGGATGACGTCGTTGTCCATCATCGTGTTGCGTTCCCAGCCGTCGGGCACCGGGATGCGCAGGAGCGGTTCGCTGTCGTCCTCGGTGGGGATGTCGTCGAGCGGGGCCGACACCGACACGCAGGCGTTCTGATCACCACCCGTCGCGTCCGGTCCGGCACCGGTGGCGCGTACCGCGGTGCCCGTCACGTCCTGCGTGCACGCGGTCAGCAGGACCGCCGCGGCGGCGACGATCAGATGCTGCGGCCGGAGGCGCGGCGACGTCTGCATGGGTCCAGTCTGCCTGACCTCATCCGCCCAGGGTGCGCAGCAGGTATTCGTAGACCAGCGCGGAGCGGAAAGCGACCTGCCGATTGTCCGACGCACCGGCGTGTCCGCCTTCGATGTTCTCGTAATAGCTCACGGGGTGCCCGGCGGCCTCCAGTGCCGCGGTCATCTTCCTGGCATGCCCCGGATGTACCCGGTCGTCCCGGGTGGAGGTCGTGATCAGCACCGGCGGGTAGCGCCTGTCTGCCGAGATGTTCTGATACGGCGAGTATTCGGAGATGAACGCCCAGTCGTCGGGATCGTCGGGGTCTCCGTACTCGGCCATCCATGACGCGCCGGCGAGCAACAGGTGGAACCGCTTCATGTCGAGCAGCGGCACGCTGCAGACCAGCGCGCCGAACAGGTCGGGGTATCGCGTCAGCATGACCCCCATCAGCAGGCCGCCGTTGCTTCCGCCCTGCGCTCCGAGCTGCTCGACGGTCGTGATGCCGCGTGCCACCAGATCCTTTGCCACGGCGGCGAAGTCCTCATAGACCAGGTGCCGGCCCTCACGCATGGCCTGGGTGTGCCATGTCGGGCCGTACTCGCCTCCGCCGCGGATGTTGGCCAGCACGTAGGTGCCGCCGCGCGACAGCCACAGCCGGCCCATGACCCCGTCGTACCCCGGGGTGCGGGAGACCTCGAACCCGCCGTAACCGCCGAGCAGCGTCGGGCCGGGCCCCTGCCGGTGACGGTGCCCGACGACGAAGTACGGGATCTCGGTTCCGTCGTCGGAGGTCGCGAAGAACTGCGAAACCTCCAGGTCGGCGGCGTCGAAGAACGACGGTGCCCGTTTGATTTCGGCGAGCTCGCCGCCCGCGGTGCCGTAGAGCAGACGCGAGGGGGTGTCGAAGCCGGAGGAGTCCAGGAAGATCTCGTCGCCGAGGTCGTCGGCCGCCACGATCACGGTGTTGGTGTTCTCCGGCAGGCCGTGCACCGGTTCGGAGGTCCACTCGCCGGGGGTGTACACCTCGACCCGGCTCGCGACGTCGGCCAGCGTGACGACGATGAGCCGGTCGCGGGTCCACGCGTAATGGTGCAGGCAGGTGTGCGCGTCGGGGGTGAAGACCACCTGCAGCTCGGCGGCGCCGGCGAGGAACTCGTCGTAGTCCGCGGCCAGCAGTGAACCGGCGGGGTAGGCGTGCCCGAGGTGCTGCCATTCGGTACGCAGCTCGATCAGCAGCCATTCGCGGTGCAGGGAGATGCTGGCGTCGGTGGGGGTGTCGATCCGGATGAGTTCGCCGCCGCGCAGCTCGTAGACCTGTTCGTTGAAGAAGTCGAAGGCCCGTGCAATCAGCGTGCGCTCGTAACCCGGTGTGTGGTCGCGTGACCCGGCGACGAGCACGTCGGACTCCGCGCCGCTGAACAGTGTTTCGGCGTCGGTGAGCGCCTGGCCGCGCCGCCACCGCTTCACCAGGCGCGGGTAGCCGGACTCGGTGAGCGAACCGGCGCCGAAGTCGGTGCCGATCAGCAGCGTGTTCTCGTCCTCCCAGGACACCTGCGACTTGGCCTCGGTCAGCTCGAAGCCACCGTCGACGAAAGCCCTTGTCTGCATGTCGAATTCACGGACCACGGCGGCGTCCGCCCCGCCGCGAGACAGGCTGATCAACGCGAGCGAGTGGGTGGGCTCCAGAACGTCCGCGCCGGCCCACACCCAGTTCTCCCCGTCGGTGCGGGCCAGCTCGTCGACGTCGATGATGACGTCCCAGTCGGTGTTCTCGGCGCGGTAGCTCTCCAGTGTCGTGCGCCGCCACAGGCCCTTCGGGTTGGCGGCGTCGCGCCAGAAGTTGTACAGGTATTCGCCGCGGCGCCGCACGTACGGGATCCGCGCGTCGGTGTCGAGCACCTCGAGCGCCTCGGCGCGCATCTGCTCGAAGCGCTCGCCGCCGAGTTCGGTCACCGTCGGGTCGTTGTGCGCGCGCACCCAGGCCAGGGCGTCGTCGCCGGTGACGTCCTCCAGCCACAGGTAGGGGTCGGTCTCGGGGGGGTGCGCGGTCGGCTCGGGGCGGGTGTCGGTCACCTCACCCATTGTTCACACCCGCCGAAATTGCATTCCAGCAGGTCCGCACTCGTACTTTCCCTGCTGGAATGCAATTTCGGCGGAGACGGTCAGGACAGGTGGTGGACCTCCTGCAGCCCGTAGACCGGGGTCGGCATCCCGACGTGGCGGGCTTTGAGCTGCAGCGCCAGATACAGCGAGTAGTGCCGCGACTGGTGCAGGTTGCCGCCGTGGAACCACAGGTTCGGCTGCTGGGTGGGCTTCCACATGTTGCGCTGCTCGCCCTCCCACGGGCCGGGATCCTTCGGGGTGTCGCTGCCCAGGCCCCACACCTTGCCGACCTTGTCCGCGACGTCCTGTCCGATCAGGTCGGCGGCCCACCCGTTCATCGAGCCGTAGCCGGTCGCGTACACGACGACGTCGGCGGGCAGCACGGTGCCGTCGGCGAGCACCACGGAGTCCTCGGTCAGCCGGGCGACCTGGCCGTGGGCGAGCTTGATCCGTCCGTCGGCGACCATGTCACAGGCGCCGACGTCGATGTAATAGCCCGAGCCACGTCGCAGGTACTTCATGAACAGTCCGGAACCGTCAGCGCCCCAGTCCAATTCGAAGCCGGCGGCTTCGAGCCGGTCGTAGAACTCCTTGTCGCGTTCGCGCATCTGGTCGTACAGCGGGATCTGGAACTCGTGCATGATCCGGTACGGCAGCGAGGCGAACGTCAGGTCCGCCTTCTCCGTGGTCATCCCCGAAGCCAGTGCCCGTTCGGAGTACAGATCGCCGAGCCCGATGTCCATCAGGGTGTCGGACTTGACGATGTGGGTGGAGCTGCGCTGCACCATCGTGACGTCGACGCCGTTCTCGCAGAGCGCCTTGCAGATGTCGTGCGCCGAATTGTTCGACCCGATGACGACCGCCTTCTTCCCGGCGTACGCGTCGGGACCGGGATGTGCGCTGGAATGGTGCTGGTCGCCGCGGAAGACGTCCTGGCCGGGCAGCGTCGGGACTCTCGGTTTGCCGGACATGCCGGTGGCCAGCACCAGCTGCGTCGGATGCAGCGTGAGCCGCTCACCGTCGCGGTCGACCTCGACGGTCCACTGGTCCGCGGCCTCGTCGAACGTGGCCGACAGGCAGGTCGTCTTCGACCAGTAGGGCACCTCCATGACGCGGGTGTAGAACTCCAGCCAGTCGCCGATCTTGTCCTTCGGGGCGAACACCGGCCAGTTCGGCGGGAACGGGAGATACGGCAGGTGGTCGTACCAGACCGGGTCGTGCAGGCACAGCGACTTGTACCGCTTGCGCCACTGATCGCCGGGACGCTCGTGCTTGTCGACGACGATCGCCGGCACCCCGAGCTGGCGCAGCCGGGCACCCAGCGCGATGCCGCCCTGCCCGCCGCCGATCACCAGGACGTAGGGCTGGATGGTCCGGCCCAGCTCGGCATCCTCGGCCGCCTTCTTCTCGGCCCACGACCGTGGATCGGGATCGTCGCCGTGCACGGCGCCGAGCACCCGGCTGGGCCCTCTGCG is drawn from Mycolicibacterium gilvum and contains these coding sequences:
- a CDS encoding prolyl oligopeptidase family serine peptidase is translated as MGEVTDTRPEPTAHPPETDPYLWLEDVTGDDALAWVRAHNDPTVTELGGERFEQMRAEALEVLDTDARIPYVRRRGEYLYNFWRDAANPKGLWRRTTLESYRAENTDWDVIIDVDELARTDGENWVWAGADVLEPTHSLALISLSRGGADAAVVREFDMQTRAFVDGGFELTEAKSQVSWEDENTLLIGTDFGAGSLTESGYPRLVKRWRRGQALTDAETLFSGAESDVLVAGSRDHTPGYERTLIARAFDFFNEQVYELRGGELIRIDTPTDASISLHREWLLIELRTEWQHLGHAYPAGSLLAADYDEFLAGAAELQVVFTPDAHTCLHHYAWTRDRLIVVTLADVASRVEVYTPGEWTSEPVHGLPENTNTVIVAADDLGDEIFLDSSGFDTPSRLLYGTAGGELAEIKRAPSFFDAADLEVSQFFATSDDGTEIPYFVVGHRHRQGPGPTLLGGYGGFEVSRTPGYDGVMGRLWLSRGGTYVLANIRGGGEYGPTWHTQAMREGRHLVYEDFAAVAKDLVARGITTVEQLGAQGGSNGGLLMGVMLTRYPDLFGALVCSVPLLDMKRFHLLLAGASWMAEYGDPDDPDDWAFISEYSPYQNISADRRYPPVLITTSTRDDRVHPGHARKMTAALEAAGHPVSYYENIEGGHAGASDNRQVAFRSALVYEYLLRTLGG
- a CDS encoding LpqN/LpqT family lipoprotein; translated protein: MQTSPRLRPQHLIVAAAAVLLTACTQDVTGTAVRATGAGPDATGGDQNACVSVSAPLDDIPTEDDSEPLLRIPVPDGWERNTMMDNDVIRYSIVSDDLVANGFATNAVVILESVRGSQDPAEVFDQNRANLETGLGAFDLETIDTTTCGLPAETTYYIAPQMGSAPERPVVMHAVVAEDGGYTFLATLTIQTTEPDDPQYLDDAQEIVDGFQMVLPDS
- a CDS encoding NAD(P)-binding domain-containing protein; this translates as MTSTLDPQTTTELTPQQRVDGWLAAFESALAVRDIERITGMFAVDSFWRDLVSFTWNIKTVEGRDQIADMLEARLAETEPSAFRTREPAVLDGTGEDAVVSAFIEFQTAAGRGTGHLRLRADDGTDRAWTLLTALQELKGHEERRGPSRVLGAVHGDDPDPRSWAEKKAAEDAELGRTIQPYVLVIGGGQGGIALGARLRQLGVPAIVVDKHERPGDQWRKRYKSLCLHDPVWYDHLPYLPFPPNWPVFAPKDKIGDWLEFYTRVMEVPYWSKTTCLSATFDEAADQWTVEVDRDGERLTLHPTQLVLATGMSGKPRVPTLPGQDVFRGDQHHSSAHPGPDAYAGKKAVVIGSNNSAHDICKALCENGVDVTMVQRSSTHIVKSDTLMDIGLGDLYSERALASGMTTEKADLTFASLPYRIMHEFQIPLYDQMRERDKEFYDRLEAAGFELDWGADGSGLFMKYLRRGSGYYIDVGACDMVADGRIKLAHGQVARLTEDSVVLADGTVLPADVVVYATGYGSMNGWAADLIGQDVADKVGKVWGLGSDTPKDPGPWEGEQRNMWKPTQQPNLWFHGGNLHQSRHYSLYLALQLKARHVGMPTPVYGLQEVHHLS